From Micromonospora sp. NBC_01699, a single genomic window includes:
- a CDS encoding sigma-70 family RNA polymerase sigma factor — MSGVGRGVPDTGMVIAAQRGSQHALDDLVADSLPLVYNIVGRALRGHVDVDDVVQETLVRVVRHLSDLRDPEAFRPWLVAITIRQIRNWEQHRRTALIRDAGVEAIHEVPDPAADFAEVTILRLGLTDQRREVAEATRWLDSDDQELLALWWLEETGELDRADLAAALGLSASHAAVRIHRMKEQIQTARTVVRALRGRPGCNELRGMTAGWNGTPTPLWRKRLARHVRDCVVCGRYREDFLPIDRLLAGLPLLPLPANFGNQFAAAAATHAGAATPHAAATSHQVGAGSGTPLTPDPSTVDAPGWLGNLFSGGLGKAAVPFAAAATVTALVAGALVVTRLTGPPPSSAAPPAAEAPLNATATVAPTPSPSVSPKVTPSAKPSSKAPAVGPAVSSAKKGVSVWDFNGASQALANSKASWYYNWNTGHPGITTPRGVTFVPMIRASTNVTAAELARAKAAGPYLLTFNEPDMAEQANMSPEAALDLWPQLVATGATLGSPAVAWGGADAGGWLDRFMSGAKARNLRVDFIALHWYGGDFNTTNAVNQLRQYIQAVYNRYKLPIWLTEFALMNFVNGGQRFPTQEQQAAFVTASAKMLAGLPFVHRYAWFGLPATDRDQSGLFRTGTEATAVGRAFQAAG; from the coding sequence CACCTGTCCGACCTGCGTGACCCCGAGGCGTTCCGGCCCTGGCTGGTCGCCATCACGATCCGTCAGATCCGCAACTGGGAGCAGCACCGCCGGACCGCGCTGATCCGCGACGCCGGGGTGGAGGCGATCCACGAGGTGCCCGATCCGGCCGCCGACTTCGCCGAGGTGACGATCCTCCGGCTCGGCCTCACCGACCAGCGCCGCGAGGTTGCCGAGGCGACCCGCTGGCTCGACTCCGACGACCAGGAACTGCTCGCCCTCTGGTGGCTGGAGGAGACCGGCGAACTCGACCGGGCCGACCTGGCCGCCGCGCTCGGACTCAGCGCCAGCCACGCCGCCGTACGGATCCACCGGATGAAGGAGCAGATCCAGACCGCCCGTACGGTCGTCCGGGCGCTGCGCGGTCGGCCCGGCTGCAACGAGTTGCGCGGCATGACGGCCGGCTGGAACGGCACCCCCACCCCGCTGTGGCGCAAGCGCCTGGCCCGGCACGTACGCGACTGCGTGGTCTGCGGCCGTTACCGCGAGGACTTCCTCCCGATCGACCGGCTGCTCGCCGGCCTGCCGCTGCTCCCGCTGCCGGCGAACTTCGGCAACCAGTTCGCCGCTGCCGCCGCCACCCACGCCGGCGCGGCCACCCCGCACGCCGCCGCCACGTCACACCAGGTCGGCGCCGGCAGCGGTACGCCGTTGACACCCGACCCGTCCACCGTCGACGCCCCCGGCTGGCTGGGCAACCTGTTCAGTGGCGGCCTCGGTAAGGCGGCGGTCCCGTTCGCCGCCGCGGCCACCGTGACCGCGCTGGTGGCCGGGGCGCTGGTCGTGACCAGGCTGACCGGCCCGCCGCCGTCGTCCGCCGCGCCGCCGGCGGCCGAGGCACCACTGAACGCCACCGCGACCGTCGCGCCCACCCCGTCGCCGAGCGTGTCGCCGAAGGTCACTCCGAGTGCCAAGCCGAGCAGCAAGGCGCCGGCCGTCGGACCGGCGGTGTCGTCGGCGAAGAAGGGTGTCTCGGTCTGGGACTTCAACGGTGCGAGTCAGGCGCTGGCGAACTCCAAGGCGAGTTGGTACTACAACTGGAACACCGGGCATCCGGGGATCACCACCCCGCGCGGGGTGACCTTCGTGCCGATGATCCGGGCTTCGACCAATGTCACCGCCGCCGAGCTGGCGCGGGCGAAGGCGGCCGGGCCGTACCTGCTCACGTTCAACGAGCCGGACATGGCGGAGCAGGCGAACATGTCGCCGGAGGCGGCGCTCGACCTGTGGCCGCAATTGGTCGCGACGGGTGCGACGTTGGGGAGTCCGGCGGTGGCGTGGGGCGGTGCGGACGCGGGTGGTTGGCTGGACCGGTTCATGTCCGGTGCGAAGGCGCGCAACCTGCGGGTCGACTTCATCGCCCTGCACTGGTACGGCGGCGACTTCAACACCACCAACGCCGTCAACCAGCTCAGGCAGTACATCCAGGCGGTCTACAACCGCTACAAGCTCCCGATCTGGCTGACCGAGTTCGCGCTGATGAACTTCGTCAACGGCGGCCAACGTTTCCCGACCCAGGAGCAGCAGGCCGCGTTCGTCACCGCCTCGGCGAAGATGCTCGCCGGTCTGCCCTTCGTACACCGGTACGCCTGGTTCGGTCTGCCGGCCACCGACAGGGACCAGTCCGGACTGTTCCGTACCGGTACCGAGGCGACCGCCGTCGGCCGCGCGTTCCAGGCTGCCGGCTGA